The window ACGGGATGTGAGTCCTCGGCGGGGGCGGGTACCGGGTTCGCCCGGTGCCCGCCCCCGTCGTCGTACCCGCCGGGCGCCACAATGGTCCGCATGCGTGCCGCCCGCCTGATCAAGATGGTGCTGCTCCTGCAGTCCCGCGCCTCCATGACCGCCGCCGAACTGGCGCGGGAGCTGGAGGTGTCGGAGCGCACCGTGACGCGGGACGCCCAGGCCCTCTCCGAGGCCGGGGTGCCCGTGTACGCCGACCGGGGCCGGACGGGCGGCTACCGGCTCGTCGGCGGCTACCGGACGCGCCTGACCGGTCTGGCGCGCCACGAGGCGGAGGCCCTGTTCCTGTCCGGGCTGCCCTCCGCGCTGCGCGAGATGGGCCTCGACGACGCGGCGTCGGCCGCGCGGCTCAAGGTCTCGGCCGCCCTCCTCCCCTCGCTCCGGGACGCCTCGCACACGGCGGCCCGGCGCTTCCACCTGGACGCCCCCGGCTGGTACCACGACCCGGTCACCCCGGAGCTGCTGCCCGCCGTGGCGGAGGCCGTCTGGGACGACCGGCTCGTCCTCGCGCGCTACCGCCGCGGGCCCGGTGCCGAGGTGGAGCGCGAGCTGGCGCCGTACGGACTCGTCCTGAAGGCCGGGGTCTGGTACGTCTGCGCGCGGGCGGGCGAGGACGTGCGGGTGTACCGCGTCGACCGGTTCACCGCGGTCGCCGTGTCCGGGACCCGCTTCGACCGGGACGAGGACTTCGACCTGCCGGGCTTCTGGGAGGAGCGGGCGGCGCAGTTCGCCCGGTCGATCCTGCGCGCGGAGGTGACGGTGCGGCTGTCGGAGGCGGGTGTGCGCCGGCTGCCGCAGGCCGTGGACCGGGCCGCGGCCGAGGAGGCGCTGGCAGCGGCGGCCGGTCCGGACGCCGACGGGCTGCGCACGGTCGTCCTGCCGGTCGAGTCGGCCGACGTGGCCTACGAGCAGTTGCTGGCCCTCGGGGCGGAGGCCGAGGTCCTCGCACCCGCCGCCCTGCGCGAACGTTTTGCCGGTACGGCCGAACGTCTGCGCGACCTCTATGGCTGAACGTCCCCGGATGTGACGCCGAAGGCCTCATTTCGGTGTCTGGGCGTGCGTCGCCCGCCGTCGGGGCAGATGCTGGACCCGTGATGGACGAGACGGAGTTCTGGCAGATCATCGACAGCACCCGCGAGGCCGCCGACAGCGACCCCGAGGAGCATGCCGATCTGCTCGTCGAACGGCTGGTGCGGCTCGATCCCGACTCGGTGCTGGACTTCGCCCGGCACTTCGAGGCCCGCTACAACCGCGCGTACCGCTGGGACCTGTGGGGCGCGGCGGCCGTGCTGCTCGGCGGGGCGGGCGACGACGCGTTCGACTACTTCCGCTGCTGGCTGATTGCCCAGGGTCGGGAGGTCTTCGAGGGGGCGATGCACGATCCGGACAGCCTCGCCGAGCTGCTGGACGACTTCGGCGAGGAGCTCGACGGGGACGGCGAGGAGATCGGCTTCGCCGCCGACGAGGCCTACGAACAGCTCACCGGCGTGGTCGCGCCCGATCTCGGGCTCCCGCCGCAGGCCGCGAAGCCGGAGGGCACGCCCTTCGGCCTCGACGACGACGGGGTCCTCGCGGAGCGCTACCCGGCGCTCTGGGAACGCTTCGGGCCGGCCTGACCGCGGCCGTCGGTCAGACGGTGAGTGAACGGCCCATCAGGACGTCGTCGACGTAGCGGCCGTGCAGGTGGAACTCCCCGGGCAGTACGCCCTCGACGGTGAACCCCTCCGCCGCGTAGAGCGCCCGTGCGGGGCCGTTGTGCCCGAGCACGCGCAGGGTGAGCCGTCCCGCCCCCTGCCGCCGCGCCTCCGCGCAGGCGGCGCGCAGGAGGGTCCGTGCGATGCCGTGGCGTCGAGCCCACTCGGCGACGGCGAGCCCCTGGATCTGGCGTACGTGGGCGTTGCAGGCGAGCGGGGTGGGGCGCCCCAGCCGGAGGTAGCCCGCCGGCCTCTCCCCGTCCCCGGTGACGGCCTCGGCGACCAGGAAGTCCCCCGGCCTGTTCCGGTCGTCGAAGAAGGGCGCGTAGGGCGGCTGCGGCCTCGGCTGGACGGAGTGGAGGCCCGACCACGTCGCCCGGTCGAGCTCCGCCAGCCCGGCCTCGTCCTCGGGCACGGCGAAGCGGACGGGACGGAGGGAGCTGATCTGCGGCGCGGCCATGCGCGCCACTGTGCCACGCGGCCGCCCCGCCCGGCATCCGTGTTCCGCGCCCCGCGTCACGGATGGGACGCGGCGCGTGGGGCAGGATGGACGCCATGCTGCGTTCCCGAATCGCCGTCACCGGATCGACAGGTCTCATCGGAGCGGCGCTCGTGCGTTCGCTGCGCGCCGACGGGCACGAGGTGGTGCGTCTGGTGCGCCGCCCGGCCGCGAGCGGCGACGAGGTGGAGTGGGACCCGAAGCGTCAGTACGTCGACGTCGCGGGGCTCGTCGGATGCGACGCGGTCGTGCACCTCGCCGGCGCGGGTGTCGGCGACCACCGCTGGACGGAAGCGTACAAGCGGGAGATCCGGGAGAGCCGGGTGCTGGGCACGGCGGCCGTCGCCGAGGCTGTCGCCTCGCTCGACACCCCGCCGAAGGTGCTGCTGTCGGGTTCCGCCATCGGCTACTACGGCGACACCGGGGACCGCGCCGTCGACGAGAGCGCCCCGCCCGGCGAAGGTTTCCTGCCGTCCGTGTGCGTCGAGTGGGAGGAGGCCACGGCGCCGGCCGAGGAGGCCGGGGTCCGCACGGTCCACACCAGGACCGGGCTGGTCGTCGCCCGGGAGGGCGGGGCCTGGGGCCGGCTCTTCCCCTTGTTCAAGGCGGGGCTGGGCGGGCGGCTCGGCAACGGCCGGCAGTACTGGAGCTTCATCGCCCTGCACGACCACGTCGCCGCGCTGCGGCACGTCCTGGACACCGAGAGCCTGTCGGGCCCGGTGAACCTGACCGCCCCCACCCCCGTCACGAACGCGCAGGTGACGGCGGCCATGGGACGGGTGCTGAAGCGCCCGACCCTGTTCACCGCACCGGCGCCGGCGCTGAAGATCGCGCTCGGCGAGTTCTCCGAGGACGTCCTCGGCAGTCAGCGGGTACTGCCCGGCCGGCTCCTCGACTCGGGCTTCGCGTTCGCCTTCCCCGGCGTCGAGGAGGCCATCCGCGCCGCGCTGCGCTGACCCGCCCGGCCGGGTCGGGGCGGCCCGCCCGCGCGGCCGCCGTGCGACCCCGTGCACCGGTGCCCTGGGTGCGCGCGACTGCGCCCGTATCGGCCATCCACCTAGCCTCGACCCGAACTCCGGCATTCCGGGGCCGCGTTGGGGGAAATAGCCCCCCAGCGTTCGCACCGACTCGGGGAGGGGCACGTGCTCACGGCACACACAGCAGACCACGCGGATGTGGTCATCATCGGGGCGGGTATCGCCGGCCTGACGGCGGCTCACCGGCTGCTCGGCGCGGGGGTGGACGTCAGTGTCCTGGAGGCCGCCGAGGAGGTGGGCGGCCGGATGGCCACCCATGAGGCCGACGGCTTCCGGCTCGACGGCCCGGGCCCGCTGCTCAACACGGCGTACCCGGATCTCACGGGCGCACCGGGACTCGGGGACCTGGTCCTGAGGGAGTTCGCACCCGGGGTGCTCGTCCACAGCGGGGGGCGGCAGTACCGCGCCGGCGACATACGGAGCGCGCGGGGCGCACTCCGCGCAGTGCGCTCCCGATCGAGCGCCCCCAGCGCACCCCTGGGGGGAGCGATCGAGCAGGCCCGCCTCGGCGCCTGGCTGGCCCGTCTCGCCACCACACCCGAGTCCCGCATCACCGCCCGGCCCGACAGGCCCGCGCTCGCGGCGCTCTCGGCACGCGGCCTCCCGCCGCGCACCGTCGGCGGGTTCCTCCGCCCCCTGCTCTCGGCGCTGCTCTGCGACCCGGAACTGACCACGTCGAGCCGCTGCGCCGAGCTCGCCCTGCGCGACTACGCGCGCGGCCGGCTCTGCGTGCCCGCGGGCGGCTCCTCGGCCCTGCCCCGGCTGCTGGCCGCCGCGCTGCCGCCCGGGACCGTGCGCACCGGGGTGCACGTGACGTCGGCGGGCATCACCTCCGTACGCACCAAGGAACACGGCGAGCTCGGCTGCCGGTCGCTGCTGCTGGCGACCGGTGCGGGCGCCGCCGCGGAACTGCTGCCCGGCCTGCGCACGCCGGCGTTCCACCCGGTGACGGTGCTGCACCACACGGCGCCCCTCGCGCCGCCGACCGGGGCGCGTCTCCTGATCGACGGGGACCGGTCGGGCCCGGTCGCCCATACGGCGGTGATGAGCGAGGTGGACCCCTCGCGTGCGCCGCGCGGCCGCGTCCTGATCAGCTCCACGGTGCTCGGCCCGCAGCCGCCGGACCTCGACCGCACCGTCCGCGCGCACCTCGCCCGGCTGTACGGGACGCCCACGCACGACTGGGAGCTCCTGGCCGCCCGGCACGATCCGGAGGCCGTCCCCGCGATGCCGCCGCCGCACGATCCAAGGCGGCCCGTCCGGTTGCTCGCCGGCCTGTACGTGTGCGGCGACCACCGCGACACGAGCAGTGTCCAGGGCGCCCTGGCCTCCGGCCGGCGGGCCGCCTCGGCGATCCTCGCCGACCTGGGGGTGAGCCGGCCCCGCGAGGACGGGGCGCACCTTCCCGCCGCCGCGTAGGCACCCGTCAGCCCAGGGCGGCGACCCGGTCCCGGTAGCCCCGCACGGCGACGGCGTCGCGGTACGGCTCGAGGCGCCGTTCGAAGTCCCGGACGTACTCCGTCGCACGCACCGACCGCATCTCGGCCGCCTGCTGGGCCGCCTCGGCGCCCAGCAGGCAGGCCTGGTCCAGCTCGCCGAGCCCGAGGCGCGCCGAGGCCAGCACCACTCGGCAGAACAGCCTGCTCCGGGCGAAGGCGGGCGCGCGCAGCTGGAGCGACCGCTCGGCGTGCTGCGCGGCCACCCGGTACTGCTGCAGATCGCGGTGGCAGTGGCCGAACTCGTCGGCGAGCTGGGCCTCGTCGAAGAAGCGCGCCCAGTGCGGCACGTCGTCGCCCGGCCTCGCGCCCTGCAGTGCCCGTTCGGACCGGACGAGGGCGGCGACACAGGCCCGGGGCTCCCCCAGGACGCCGTGTCCGCGCGCCTCCACCGCGTGCAGCAGCGCCATGACGAGCTGCGGCGCGGCGGAGCCGATGCCCTGCTGGGCGACGCGGGCGAGCTGGATGGCCTCCCTGCCGTGCCCGAGGTAGACGGCCTGCCGGCTCATCGTGATCAGGACGAAGGCGCCGTAGGCCCGGTCACCGGCCGCCTGGGCGAGGCGCAGCGCCTGCACGAAGTAGCGCTGGGCGAGTCCGTGCGCCGCGATGTCGTACGAGGTCCAGCCCGCCAGCCTGGTCAGGTCGGCGGCGGCGGAGAACAGCCGCCTGCCGATGGCCTCGCCGTAGCTCCCGCGGAGCATGGGCTCGGCCTCGTGCTCCAGGTAGCGGACGAGAGCCTGCCGGGCGTGGCCGCCGCCGTAGGCGTTGTCCAGGGTGCGGAAGAGCTCGCCCACCGAGCGCAGTGCGGCGACGTCCCCGCTGCCGACCCGCTGGCCGGCGCCCCGCTCGGTCTGCCGCTGGCGCGGTACACCGAGGGGCGGCACGGCGGGCGCGGGAGGCCGTGGGAGGCCGGGCCCACGGGATCCGTTCGACGGCACCCCCGGTGCCTGCGGCGCCCCGCTCCCGTTCGCCTGGTGGAGTTCCTGCGGGGGCCTGGCCTCCGTGGTGGCGCGCGGGGCGGGCGCCCGGTCGGCGCTCCCGCCGCGGCCGACCCATTCGTCGGCGCGCCCGATCAGCCAGTCCCGGCTGGGGACGACGAGTCCGGCCGGGGTGAAGGCGATCTTGCGCAGTTCGGCGTGACTGCCCGAGTCCTTGCGCCACAGGCCGCTGACGATGTCGACGGCCTCCGCGGGCGTCGCCGCGAACTCCAGGCCCGCGTAGACGGGTGCGCACGCGTCCAGGCCGAGGTCCTGGGCCGAGAGCCGGCGCCCGAGGCGACGGGTGAAGACCTCGGCGATCAGTGCGGGGGTGGTGCCCCGGGGCTGCTGACCGCGCAGCCAGCGGGTCACCGAGGTCTTGTCGTATCGCAGATCGAGCCCGTGTTCGAGGCCGAGCTGGTCCACCCGGCGGGCGAGCCCCGCATGGGAGAACCCGGCCTCCGCGATGAGAGCGGCGAGGCGCCGGTTCGGGGTGCGCTGGGGCGGTCGTTCCGACATCAGCTGAAAGGTCTCCTGCCATCGAGCCCGGGCGGGCGGCCCTCCCGGGCTCCCCCGCGAGTGGGAGCGGGCGAGCCCGTTATGGAACGGCGCGAATTTAGCCGCCCCGGCGGCGGTCCCAGCGCCGTTCGCTCCACGTTCATCCGATCGTGTGAGGATTGCCCGGATCGCTGACGAATGCGCCCGCGTACGGCCTGCCGGACCCGGCGTCCGGCACCGGTCGTACAGTGGCCGGGGGCGCACATCAGTGCATGGTGACGTGGTTCCGGGGACACCCCCCGGCCCCGCGGCACCGCGAGTAGGGAGGCACCCGAGTGAGTGAGCTGCGGTTCGTCCGTCTGGGATTCGGCGATGAGGCCGTCGACTACCAGGAGGCCTGGCAGAAGCAGCGCGAGGTGCACGCCGCACGGTTCGAGGACACCGTCCCCGACACCTGCCTGCTCCTCGAGCACACGTCCGTCTACACGGCGGGCCGGCGCACGACGGAGAGCGAGCGCCCGCTGGACGGTACGCCCGTCATCGACGTCGACCGCGGCGGGAAGATCACCTGGCACGGCCCCGGGCAGCTCATCGGATACCCGATCCTGAAGCTCCCCCGCCCGGTGGACGTGGTCGCCCACGTGCGCCGGCTGGAGGACGCGCTGATCCGCACGGCCGCCGAGTTCGGCCTGGAGACCAGCCGGGTGGAGGGCCGCAGCGGAGTCTGGGTGCTCGGCGACCCGGTCGAGGAGCGCCCGGCCCTCGGCGGACTGTCCCTGGACTTCGACCCCCGGCTGCACGACGAGGAGTTCGACCCCCGGCTGAACGGCCCCGAGTACGCGCCGTCCAACGCGGGCCAGCGCCGGGAGGACCGCAAGCTCGCGGCGATCGGCATCAGGGTCGCCAAGGGCGTCACGATGCACGGCTTCTCGCTGAACGTGAACCCGGACAACACGTCCTTCGACCGGATCGTGCCGTGCGGCATCCGGGACGCGGGGGTGACCTCGCTCGCGTACGAGCTGGACCGCGAGATCACGATCGACGACGTCCTGCCGGTCGCCGAGCGGCACCTGCGCGAGATCCTGGAGAACGCGGAGCCCGCGCCGCGCGTGGTCGCCGCCCCCGAGAACGCCGTCGCGCCCGCCTGAGACGGTCCCCACAGGCCCGCCGGGAATAGGGCCTCTCGGCCACAGGTTGGGCAGACGTAAGACCGTTCTAACCACGGGCGTACCCTGGTGTTTACCGAAGATTCCAATGCAGTGAGAGCTAAGGGGAGTGCCGGAGTGTCCGCTGTCGCACCCGACGGGCGCAAGATGCTGCGCCTCGAGGTCCGGAACAGCCAGACCCCCATCGAGCGCAAGCCCGAGTGGATCAAGACCCGGGCGAAGATGGGCCCCGAGTACAACCAGCTGCAGAAACTCGTGAAGAGCGAGGGACTGCACACGGTGTGCCAGGAAGCCGGCTGCCCCAACATCTTCGAATGCTGGGAGGACCGCGAGGCCACCTTCCTCATCGGCGGGGACCAGTGCACGAGGCGCTGCGACTTCTGCCAGATCGACACGGGGAAGCCGCAGGCCCTCGACCGTGACGAGCCCCGCCGCGTGGGCGAGTCCGTGGTCACGATGGACCTGAACTACGCCACCATCACCGGCGTCGCCCGCGACGACCTGGAGGACGGCGGTGCCTGGCTGTACGCGGAGACCGTGCGCCAGATCCACGCGCTGACGGCGGAGCGGGAGGCGGGCGCGACCAAGGTCGAGCTGCTGATCCCCGACTTCAACGCCGAGCCCGAGCAGCTGGCCGAGGTCTTCTCCTCGCGCCCGGAGGTGCTCGCGCACAACGTCGAGACGGTGCCGCGGATCTTCAAGCGCATCCGCCCCGGCTTCCGTTACGAGCGTTCCCTGGAAGTCATCACGCGGGCCCGCGAGGCCGGCCTGGTGACCAAGTCCAACCTGATCCTCGGCATGGGCGAGACCCGCGAGGAAGTCAGTGAGGCGCTCCAGGACCTGTACGACGCGGGTTGCGAGCTCATCACGATCACGCAGTACCTGAGGCCCTCCGTCCGGCACCACCCGGTCGAGCGCTGGGTGAAGCCGCACGAGTTCGTGGAGCTCAAGGACGAGGCCGACGCGATCGGTTACTCCGGTGTCATGTCGGGTCCGCTGGTGCGGTCGTCGTACCGCGCCGGACGCCTCTTCCAGCAGGCGATCGAGCGCCGCGGTGCCACCGCGGCGTCCACACCCTCGGTGTGAATCGCCGCACAAGTCATTACTGAACAGTAATAGCCGCGACGACGCGGTCCGTACGTCCCCCGCAGGTCGGGGGCCCGTATGGGCCGCGTCGACGTGCGCGGCGCCGAAATCAGAGTTTCATTGGTGTTTGACCGACCGGTCATGCACTGGTAACACCGAGCAGTGACCCTAGGTACATACGCGGTGGCTCCCGTGGCCACCGCCGTCATTGCTTCCCGCTACTCAGTGCGCGCCGGGTGCGCGCATCCGCTCCGAGGGGGAACGTCCACGATGCACGCCGCGCCGGTTCGAGCCAACACGATCCCGACCGTCACCACCGCACTCCGCGCCGTCGAGTCGCTGCTCCTCAGCAGCGGCCAGCGCACCGCCCGCCGGAACGCCTGGACGGCGGTCCTCGAGGACCGCCGCAGGGCGCAGGACCGGGTCGAGGCGGAGCACGTGCTGAAGGCTGTGGCCGACCACCGTTCCTAGGTCACCTCCGGGCCACGTAAACTTCGCTGCATGGCGAGGAAGGCAAACACTGACGGCGCGGACAGCGCCGAGAACGCGGGGCGGCTCAAGCAGATCGCCCTGACCTACAAGATGACCAGGCGGTCGGACCCGAAGGTGGGTCTCGTCGTCGCGGGTGTGGGAATCATCACCTTCGGTGTCCTCCTCGCCATCGGTTTCGTGATCGGTCACCCGGTCTACGCGGGCATCCTGGGCTTCGTACTGGCATTCCTCGCGATGGCGATCGTCTTCGGGCGCCGCGCGGAGCGGGCGGCCTTCGGGCAGATGGAGGGACAGCCGGGGGCCGCGGCCGCGGTGCTGGACCGCGTCGGCCGTGGCTGGACCACGACTCCGGCGGTCGCGATGAACCGGAGCCAGGACGTCGTCCACCGGGCGGTCGGCAAGGCGGGGATCGTGCTCGTGGCCGAGGGCAACCCGAACCGGGTGAAGAGCCTCCTGGCCGCGGAGAAGAAGCGCATGGCCCGCATCGTGGTCGACGTGCCCGTGCACGACATCATCGTCGGCGACGGCGAGGGGCAGGTGCCGCTGAAGAAGGTGCGCACCAGGATGCTGAAGCTCCCCCGGGTCCTCACCGGCCCGCAGGTGACCGCGGCCAACGACCGGCTGCGCGCGATGGGCGACCTGATGAGCAACATGCCGCTGCCGAAGGGCCCGATGCCGAAGGGCATGCGGATGCCGCGCGGCGGAAAGATGCGCTGACGCCGCGGAAGCGTGGAACGGCGCGGCCCCGGACGAGATCTCGTCCGGGGCCGCGCCGTTTCGTCGTTCCTCGTGCATCCGCGTCCTGGGCCCGGCCGACAGGCGCCGTCGCCCCGGAACGCGCCCCACGCATCCGCCGGCGCCGGAGAACGGCGCGCCCGCGCACCCGGGTGTCCGGGATGCGGACGGCTCAGATGCGGACCTGCACCGCGCGCGTCAGACGGTCGTGGAGACCCCGGCTGTCGCGGTCCCAGACGATGGCCGGGATGACCAGGAGGAGCAGCACGCTCCGCAGGGCGACCCGCGGGAACCCGAGCCGCCCGCCGTCCTCGGCGACGACCCGCAGGCCCATGATCCGCTTGCCCGGGGTGGAACCGATGGTTCCGACCGTCAGCAGACTCATGACGAGGAAGACGCCGAGCGCCCAGTTCCCCGCCACCTGCTGATCACCGCGAGCGAGCAGGCCGTATGCGATCACCATGCACACGATCCAGTCGATGAAGAGCGCCCCGAAACGCCTGCCGAGCGGGGCGATCGACCCCGGGCCCTCCTGGGGCAGACCGAGGCGCTCGCCGCGGTAACCGAAGTCGGCGCCCATCTCCTCGGCCGCCGCGCGCGGCCCCGAGAGCCACGATCCGATTGCTTGCCTGTTGTCCACCCGACCACGGTACTGCGCCCACGTTTGCACCTGGCCGGGCGGGGCACGGAACACGTCGCCGAGGTGCCGCGGGCAACCGGGCTGGTTAACTTGTGCGAAACAAATGGGTCATGCTGGAGAAATCCCTTCTGCCTATGGTCGGGTCCAGCGTGTGCCACCGCACTGGCCACACAGACGAGCTGCAACCCCGCCCTTTCCCGGGCCGGGAGTAGGAGGAGTTGGATGTTCCAGAACGCCGACGAAGTCCAGAAGTACATCGCCGACAACGACGTCAAGTTCGTCGACGTCCGGTTCTGCGACCTGCCGGGTGTGATGCAGCACTTCACGATCCCCGCGGCGTCCTTCGACCCGTCCGAGGAACTGGCATTCGACGGCTCGTCGATCCGTGGCTTCCAGGCCATCCACGAGTCCGACATGGCGCTGCGCGCGGACCTGTCGACGGCCCGTGTCGACCCGTTCCGGCGCGACAAGACCGTGAACATCAACTTCTTCATCCACGACCCGATCACCGGCGAGCAGTACAGCCGTGACCCGCGGAACGTCGCGAAGAAGGCCGAGGCCTACCTCGCCTCCACCGGTGTCGCCGACACCGCCTACTTCGGCCCCGAGGCCGAGTTCTACGTCTTCGACAACGTCCGCTTCCAGACGTCGGCGAACGAGAGCTTCTACCACATCGACTCCGAGGCCGGCGCCTGGAACACCGGTGCGGTCGAGAACAACCGCGGTTACAAGGTCCGCTACAAGGGCGGCTACTTCCCGACCCCGCCGGTCGACCACTTCGCGGACCTGCGCGCCGAGATCTCCATGGAGCTGGACAAGAACGGCCTCCAGGTCGAGCGCCAGCACCACGAGGTCGGCACCGCGGGCCAGGCCGAGATCAACTACAAGTTCAACACGCTGCTCGCCGCGGCCGACGACCTGATGCTCTTCAAGTACATCGTGAAGAACGTCGCCTGGCGCAACGGCAAGACCGCGACCTTCATGCCGAAGCCGATCTTCGGTGACAACGGCTCGGGCATGCACGTCCACCAGTCCCTGTGGTCCGGCGGCTCCCCGCTGTTCTACGACGAGCAGGGCTACGCGGGCCTCTCGGACATGGCGCGCTACTACATCGGCGGCATCCTGAAGCACGCCCCGTCGCTGCTCGCGTTCACCAACCCGACCGTGAACTCCTACCACCGTCTGGTGCCCGGCTTCGAGGCCCCGGTCAACATGGTGTACTCGCAGCGCAACCGCTCCGCCGCGATGCGCATCCCGATCACGGGCTCGAACCCGAAGGCCAAGCGCGTCGAGTTCCGCGCGCCGGACCCGTCCTCGAACCCGTACCTGGCGTTCTCGGCCCTGCTGATGGCCGGCCTCGACGGTGTCAAGAACAAGATCGAGCCGCCGGAGCCGATCGACAAGGACCTCTACGAGCTGGCTCCCGAGGAGCACGCGGGTGTCCAGCAGGTCCCGACCTCGCTGCCCGCCGTCCTCGACGCCCTCGAGGCCGACCACGAGTACCTCCAGGCAGGCGGCGTCTTCACGCCCGACCTGATCGAGACGTGGATCGACTACAAGCGCACGAACGAGATCGCCCCGATCCAGCTGCGCCCGCACCCGCACGAGTTCGAGCTGTACTTCGACCTCTAGGCGGTCCGGGAGCGTGAGCTCCCCCGTCGCCGAAGGGCCGCCGTCCCGTACGGGACGGCGGCCCTTCGGCGTGCGCGGCCGGGAGCCGGTCCCGCCCGACG is drawn from Streptomyces sp. NBC_00178 and contains these coding sequences:
- a CDS encoding DUF4240 domain-containing protein, producing the protein MDETEFWQIIDSTREAADSDPEEHADLLVERLVRLDPDSVLDFARHFEARYNRAYRWDLWGAAAVLLGGAGDDAFDYFRCWLIAQGREVFEGAMHDPDSLAELLDDFGEELDGDGEEIGFAADEAYEQLTGVVAPDLGLPPQAAKPEGTPFGLDDDGVLAERYPALWERFGPA
- a CDS encoding GNAT family N-acetyltransferase, whose translation is MAAPQISSLRPVRFAVPEDEAGLAELDRATWSGLHSVQPRPQPPYAPFFDDRNRPGDFLVAEAVTGDGERPAGYLRLGRPTPLACNAHVRQIQGLAVAEWARRHGIARTLLRAACAEARRQGAGRLTLRVLGHNGPARALYAAEGFTVEGVLPGEFHLHGRYVDDVLMGRSLTV
- a CDS encoding DUF4191 domain-containing protein codes for the protein MARKANTDGADSAENAGRLKQIALTYKMTRRSDPKVGLVVAGVGIITFGVLLAIGFVIGHPVYAGILGFVLAFLAMAIVFGRRAERAAFGQMEGQPGAAAAVLDRVGRGWTTTPAVAMNRSQDVVHRAVGKAGIVLVAEGNPNRVKSLLAAEKKRMARIVVDVPVHDIIVGDGEGQVPLKKVRTRMLKLPRVLTGPQVTAANDRLRAMGDLMSNMPLPKGPMPKGMRMPRGGKMR
- a CDS encoding NAD(P)/FAD-dependent oxidoreductase, translated to MLTAHTADHADVVIIGAGIAGLTAAHRLLGAGVDVSVLEAAEEVGGRMATHEADGFRLDGPGPLLNTAYPDLTGAPGLGDLVLREFAPGVLVHSGGRQYRAGDIRSARGALRAVRSRSSAPSAPLGGAIEQARLGAWLARLATTPESRITARPDRPALAALSARGLPPRTVGGFLRPLLSALLCDPELTTSSRCAELALRDYARGRLCVPAGGSSALPRLLAAALPPGTVRTGVHVTSAGITSVRTKEHGELGCRSLLLATGAGAAAELLPGLRTPAFHPVTVLHHTAPLAPPTGARLLIDGDRSGPVAHTAVMSEVDPSRAPRGRVLISSTVLGPQPPDLDRTVRAHLARLYGTPTHDWELLAARHDPEAVPAMPPPHDPRRPVRLLAGLYVCGDHRDTSSVQGALASGRRAASAILADLGVSRPREDGAHLPAAA
- a CDS encoding regulator — translated: MSERPPQRTPNRRLAALIAEAGFSHAGLARRVDQLGLEHGLDLRYDKTSVTRWLRGQQPRGTTPALIAEVFTRRLGRRLSAQDLGLDACAPVYAGLEFAATPAEAVDIVSGLWRKDSGSHAELRKIAFTPAGLVVPSRDWLIGRADEWVGRGGSADRAPAPRATTEARPPQELHQANGSGAPQAPGVPSNGSRGPGLPRPPAPAVPPLGVPRQRQTERGAGQRVGSGDVAALRSVGELFRTLDNAYGGGHARQALVRYLEHEAEPMLRGSYGEAIGRRLFSAAADLTRLAGWTSYDIAAHGLAQRYFVQALRLAQAAGDRAYGAFVLITMSRQAVYLGHGREAIQLARVAQQGIGSAAPQLVMALLHAVEARGHGVLGEPRACVAALVRSERALQGARPGDDVPHWARFFDEAQLADEFGHCHRDLQQYRVAAQHAERSLQLRAPAFARSRLFCRVVLASARLGLGELDQACLLGAEAAQQAAEMRSVRATEYVRDFERRLEPYRDAVAVRGYRDRVAALG
- a CDS encoding helix-turn-helix transcriptional regulator; its protein translation is MRAARLIKMVLLLQSRASMTAAELARELEVSERTVTRDAQALSEAGVPVYADRGRTGGYRLVGGYRTRLTGLARHEAEALFLSGLPSALREMGLDDAASAARLKVSAALLPSLRDASHTAARRFHLDAPGWYHDPVTPELLPAVAEAVWDDRLVLARYRRGPGAEVERELAPYGLVLKAGVWYVCARAGEDVRVYRVDRFTAVAVSGTRFDRDEDFDLPGFWEERAAQFARSILRAEVTVRLSEAGVRRLPQAVDRAAAEEALAAAAGPDADGLRTVVLPVESADVAYEQLLALGAEAEVLAPAALRERFAGTAERLRDLYG
- the lipA gene encoding lipoyl synthase — translated: MSAVAPDGRKMLRLEVRNSQTPIERKPEWIKTRAKMGPEYNQLQKLVKSEGLHTVCQEAGCPNIFECWEDREATFLIGGDQCTRRCDFCQIDTGKPQALDRDEPRRVGESVVTMDLNYATITGVARDDLEDGGAWLYAETVRQIHALTAEREAGATKVELLIPDFNAEPEQLAEVFSSRPEVLAHNVETVPRIFKRIRPGFRYERSLEVITRAREAGLVTKSNLILGMGETREEVSEALQDLYDAGCELITITQYLRPSVRHHPVERWVKPHEFVELKDEADAIGYSGVMSGPLVRSSYRAGRLFQQAIERRGATAASTPSV
- a CDS encoding TIGR01777 family oxidoreductase, producing MLRSRIAVTGSTGLIGAALVRSLRADGHEVVRLVRRPAASGDEVEWDPKRQYVDVAGLVGCDAVVHLAGAGVGDHRWTEAYKREIRESRVLGTAAVAEAVASLDTPPKVLLSGSAIGYYGDTGDRAVDESAPPGEGFLPSVCVEWEEATAPAEEAGVRTVHTRTGLVVAREGGAWGRLFPLFKAGLGGRLGNGRQYWSFIALHDHVAALRHVLDTESLSGPVNLTAPTPVTNAQVTAAMGRVLKRPTLFTAPAPALKIALGEFSEDVLGSQRVLPGRLLDSGFAFAFPGVEEAIRAALR
- the lipB gene encoding lipoyl(octanoyl) transferase LipB, translated to MSELRFVRLGFGDEAVDYQEAWQKQREVHAARFEDTVPDTCLLLEHTSVYTAGRRTTESERPLDGTPVIDVDRGGKITWHGPGQLIGYPILKLPRPVDVVAHVRRLEDALIRTAAEFGLETSRVEGRSGVWVLGDPVEERPALGGLSLDFDPRLHDEEFDPRLNGPEYAPSNAGQRREDRKLAAIGIRVAKGVTMHGFSLNVNPDNTSFDRIVPCGIRDAGVTSLAYELDREITIDDVLPVAERHLREILENAEPAPRVVAAPENAVAPA
- a CDS encoding SCO2195 family GlnR-regulated protein, whose product is MHAAPVRANTIPTVTTALRAVESLLLSSGQRTARRNAWTAVLEDRRRAQDRVEAEHVLKAVADHRS
- a CDS encoding RDD family protein, whose amino-acid sequence is MDNRQAIGSWLSGPRAAAEEMGADFGYRGERLGLPQEGPGSIAPLGRRFGALFIDWIVCMVIAYGLLARGDQQVAGNWALGVFLVMSLLTVGTIGSTPGKRIMGLRVVAEDGGRLGFPRVALRSVLLLLVIPAIVWDRDSRGLHDRLTRAVQVRI